Proteins encoded within one genomic window of Rubripirellula tenax:
- a CDS encoding DUF6793 family protein: MPLFEIETEAHIIITWADSEDEARDVVSDAYPHDEVLRLTKRPRDTWVISKGVLGLTTTKVDPCLVARDCLSRSAGDKVNAIRLYRMETGSDLENARKAIESNMVIGW, from the coding sequence ATGCCATTGTTCGAAATCGAAACCGAAGCCCACATCATCATCACCTGGGCTGACTCCGAAGACGAAGCCCGCGATGTGGTTTCTGACGCTTACCCGCACGACGAAGTGCTGCGACTGACCAAACGACCTCGCGATACATGGGTCATCAGCAAAGGCGTCCTAGGTTTGACCACCACGAAGGTCGACCCGTGTTTGGTCGCCCGCGATTGCCTGAGTCGCTCGGCGGGCGACAAGGTCAACGCGATCCGTTTGTATCGCATGGAGACGGGCAGCGATCTTGAAAATGCTCGCAAGGCCATCGAATCGAACATGGTCATCGGTTGGTAG
- a CDS encoding ABC transporter ATP-binding protein, which yields MITLRGFGKDYGDFCAVENIDLQIDAGEVFGFIGPNGAGKSTTIRFLATLLRASRGSGTVAGCDVMGDPVGVRQAVGYMPDNFGVYDGMRVWEFLDFFAVAYRIGRTERKQIIDNVLELLDLTHKRSDFVNGLSRGMKQRLCLAKTLVHDPPVLILDEPASGLDPRARVEVKALLKELRKMGKTILISSHILTELADCCTSIGIIERGQLLMHGPIDSVYRKIRRNRLVEIQFISGEDAGMSILRSSEALRSLEVLPGRSDTSRVVAELETDDEGLAVLMETLIAAGVRMKSFNDRDPTLEDVFMTVTKGLVT from the coding sequence ATGATCACGCTTCGCGGATTCGGAAAAGACTACGGTGACTTCTGTGCCGTCGAAAATATCGATCTTCAAATCGACGCCGGTGAAGTGTTTGGATTCATCGGACCCAACGGAGCCGGCAAAAGCACGACCATCCGATTTCTGGCGACGCTGCTGCGTGCCAGTCGTGGCAGCGGCACCGTTGCCGGTTGCGATGTGATGGGCGACCCGGTCGGCGTACGTCAGGCAGTCGGATACATGCCCGACAACTTTGGTGTCTACGACGGGATGCGTGTCTGGGAGTTTCTTGACTTCTTTGCGGTTGCCTATCGAATCGGACGAACGGAGCGCAAGCAGATCATCGACAACGTACTGGAGTTGTTGGATTTGACGCACAAACGAAGCGACTTCGTCAACGGCTTGTCGCGCGGCATGAAACAGCGACTGTGTTTGGCGAAGACCTTGGTTCACGATCCGCCGGTATTGATCTTGGATGAACCAGCCAGCGGCTTGGACCCGCGCGCTCGCGTGGAGGTAAAGGCGTTGCTAAAGGAGCTTCGCAAAATGGGCAAAACGATCTTGATCAGCAGCCACATTTTGACGGAACTGGCCGACTGCTGTACTTCGATCGGAATCATCGAACGCGGGCAACTGTTGATGCACGGCCCGATCGATAGCGTGTATCGAAAGATCCGCCGCAATCGCTTGGTGGAGATTCAGTTCATCTCGGGCGAAGATGCTGGCATGTCGATTCTGCGCAGCAGTGAGGCGCTGCGATCGCTCGAGGTCTTGCCGGGCCGATCCGACACTAGCCGTGTCGTCGCCGAATTGGAAACCGACGACGAGGGACTTGCCGTTCTGATGGAAACCCTGATCGCGGCCGGCGTAAGAATGAAATCATTCAATGACCGCGACCCAACGCTAGAAGACGTCTTCATGACCGTCACCAAGGGCCTAGTAACGTAG
- a CDS encoding Vgb family protein — MTPLVGVVGQDVSEDGAKAADATATADSPAEREVDLKMSPQYPLSVVVDESDSSIYAVDLDLPGVWKIGETTELFVRGSNLLRHPLNRPRCIAIDPTGGIFVGDSPTREIYRIASAGAELVPLTAGYIGNPMAICLDADQKTLYVGDAEKRATFKFPVEGGKPELVARVNARGLAFDDDGNLWAVTPDANAVVKIDVATGEVTNVITDRPYQFPTGLAWSGDEGFVTDNYGKTIWRFTADGKTEKWYEGAPLVGPVGIAATKDSIYVADPKQKQIYQFDRKTKKAVERF, encoded by the coding sequence ATGACGCCGTTGGTTGGCGTTGTCGGGCAAGACGTGTCCGAAGATGGCGCAAAAGCAGCAGATGCGACGGCAACCGCGGATAGTCCGGCGGAGCGTGAAGTCGATCTAAAAATGAGTCCCCAGTATCCGTTGAGCGTGGTCGTCGACGAATCGGACTCATCCATCTACGCGGTGGATCTGGATTTACCGGGCGTGTGGAAGATTGGCGAGACAACGGAGTTGTTTGTTCGCGGGTCGAACTTGCTTCGCCATCCCTTGAATCGGCCCCGCTGTATTGCGATCGATCCGACGGGAGGCATCTTTGTGGGTGACTCGCCAACACGCGAGATCTATCGAATTGCATCCGCCGGCGCCGAACTGGTTCCGTTAACGGCTGGATACATCGGCAACCCAATGGCGATTTGTTTGGATGCCGATCAGAAGACGCTGTACGTTGGCGACGCAGAAAAACGCGCCACGTTCAAATTTCCGGTCGAAGGCGGGAAGCCCGAATTGGTTGCCCGGGTGAACGCACGTGGGCTGGCGTTCGATGATGACGGAAACCTATGGGCAGTGACGCCCGACGCGAATGCAGTCGTCAAAATCGATGTTGCCACGGGCGAAGTCACCAATGTCATCACCGACCGGCCGTATCAATTTCCAACCGGTTTGGCTTGGTCGGGGGACGAGGGATTTGTGACCGACAACTACGGCAAAACGATTTGGCGTTTCACGGCCGACGGAAAGACGGAGAAGTGGTACGAAGGGGCCCCGCTCGTCGGGCCTGTCGGAATCGCGGCAACAAAAGATTCGATCTACGTCGCCGATCCAAAACAAAAACAGATCTACCAGTTCGACCGAAAAACGAAGAAAGCGGTGGAAAGGTTTTAG
- a CDS encoding DUF6666 family protein: MITSDVTRRRTIATSFLLAMAMTTIGGSALAAGNQLRTPQKKRTSTIARAATGQVRPALAEAPLDGTLIRSKAANQVRQVGFLDGCTNGCGPVCDCCDSGPSCGMESSCGIEAGCGFEPGCGFDNGCGVESCQSCGPPTCGMESYLGEPACGMEMYGDCSCDACCGPNSIPVCLPLLRINWCRFQFFAGVQGFKGPMNFANTTAANPNSRSGSGSFGFYEGLNEGRSLKRWLGWDMAAQLGFRATQSNLSGAEFTDETRNQVFVTGGLFRRVDYGLQYGLVFDYLNDDWWYQGRMTQLRGEVSWKTADCHGFGFQFMSGLGDDSSDTFVRNSAGVLTRSTINFEPTDQYRLFYRRLLAGSGDWTAFGGWTDRSDTILGAGMNLPLRQKLMLSLGSTYLIPNQDSTNFGNREENWNISMGLVYRPGGPMGCGRYCRPLFDVADNGTFMVNQK; this comes from the coding sequence ATGATAACGTCAGACGTAACTCGCCGCAGAACGATTGCGACCAGCTTTTTGTTGGCCATGGCAATGACGACGATCGGCGGGTCGGCGCTGGCCGCGGGAAACCAGCTTCGTACCCCCCAAAAAAAACGCACGTCGACGATCGCTCGAGCGGCCACCGGCCAAGTGCGACCTGCGCTTGCCGAAGCTCCACTCGATGGCACCCTGATCCGAAGTAAAGCAGCCAACCAGGTCCGGCAAGTCGGTTTTTTAGACGGATGCACCAACGGGTGCGGGCCGGTCTGCGACTGCTGTGACAGCGGCCCCAGTTGTGGCATGGAATCAAGTTGCGGCATCGAAGCCGGGTGCGGATTCGAACCAGGATGCGGTTTCGACAATGGCTGTGGTGTCGAAAGCTGCCAGAGCTGCGGCCCGCCCACCTGTGGCATGGAGTCGTATCTGGGTGAACCGGCCTGTGGAATGGAAATGTATGGCGATTGTTCGTGCGATGCGTGCTGTGGTCCGAACAGTATTCCGGTTTGTCTGCCGCTGCTGAGAATCAATTGGTGTCGCTTCCAGTTCTTTGCGGGTGTGCAAGGCTTCAAGGGCCCAATGAACTTTGCGAACACGACCGCCGCGAATCCAAATTCGCGCAGCGGATCAGGCAGCTTCGGATTCTACGAAGGACTCAATGAAGGCCGTTCGCTAAAGAGATGGTTGGGATGGGACATGGCTGCCCAACTGGGTTTCCGTGCGACTCAATCGAACCTGTCAGGTGCCGAGTTCACCGACGAAACTCGCAATCAAGTTTTCGTCACGGGCGGTTTGTTTCGCCGCGTCGACTACGGCCTGCAATACGGATTGGTATTCGACTATTTGAACGATGATTGGTGGTACCAGGGTCGTATGACGCAACTTCGTGGTGAAGTCAGCTGGAAGACCGCCGATTGTCACGGATTCGGTTTTCAATTCATGTCAGGCCTCGGCGATGACTCATCTGACACATTCGTCCGAAACAGCGCCGGCGTGCTCACTCGATCGACGATCAACTTTGAACCCACCGACCAGTACCGCTTGTTCTATCGACGATTGTTGGCCGGCAGCGGCGACTGGACAGCGTTCGGCGGATGGACCGATCGAAGCGATACGATTTTAGGTGCGGGGATGAACCTGCCGCTTCGCCAGAAACTGATGTTGTCCTTGGGATCGACGTACCTGATCCCGAATCAAGACAGCACCAATTTCGGCAATCGTGAAGAGAACTGGAACATCTCGATGGGACTTGTTTATCGACCGGGTGGCCCGATGGGCTGTGGTCGCTATTGCCGACCTCTGTTCGACGTCGCCGACAACGGCACCTTTATGGTCAACCAGAAATAG
- a CDS encoding alpha/beta hydrolase: MIRFAWVVILLSSAVGFSQDSSPQVEPVRTASDGPFIPEAALPGGIVLPLYAPDSPMLDPSRIHEAERYNTTGTYDRLLNTLNIHNPSIEVHLADGRETNGAAVIVAPGGGHKILWLGPEGLDLVPFFAEQGVSTIVLRNRLRVDGYDPMSDAVNDAFQAIRVVRAHAEQWNLDPNKIGMIGFSAGAELAAPAALFFDDFQNNHRGAGDPLANVSPRPDFVGLVYPGPTPMTREPKTAIPKNVPPSFIVCAGADDKVHAIWANDYFSPMLRAGVPNLEMHIYARGGHGGSIGDRGGIPFGTWPQRFNEWFMDLGFLGPLGETTKAARDVDAYSAR, encoded by the coding sequence ATGATTCGGTTTGCTTGGGTTGTCATTTTGCTGAGTTCTGCTGTCGGCTTTTCGCAGGATAGTTCGCCACAAGTTGAACCTGTACGCACGGCGTCCGACGGCCCATTCATTCCCGAAGCCGCGTTGCCGGGTGGGATTGTGTTGCCGTTGTACGCGCCCGATTCACCGATGCTCGACCCCAGTCGCATCCATGAAGCCGAGCGGTACAACACGACCGGGACCTACGATCGACTTCTCAACACGTTGAACATTCACAATCCGTCGATCGAAGTTCACTTGGCGGATGGTCGTGAAACGAATGGTGCAGCTGTCATCGTCGCCCCCGGTGGCGGACACAAGATACTTTGGCTTGGACCCGAAGGACTCGACTTGGTTCCCTTCTTTGCCGAGCAGGGTGTGTCGACGATCGTCCTTCGCAATCGACTTCGCGTCGATGGCTATGATCCAATGAGTGATGCCGTGAACGATGCGTTTCAAGCGATCCGTGTCGTCCGTGCCCATGCGGAACAATGGAATCTTGATCCGAACAAAATCGGTATGATCGGATTCTCGGCGGGCGCCGAATTAGCAGCGCCGGCGGCGCTCTTTTTTGACGACTTTCAAAACAACCATCGTGGTGCTGGCGATCCGTTGGCAAACGTTTCCCCGCGTCCTGACTTCGTCGGCCTTGTCTATCCGGGACCGACGCCGATGACGCGTGAACCCAAGACGGCGATCCCCAAGAATGTTCCACCCAGCTTCATTGTTTGTGCGGGCGCCGACGACAAGGTTCATGCGATTTGGGCAAACGACTATTTTTCACCGATGCTTCGCGCTGGTGTGCCCAATTTAGAAATGCACATCTACGCTCGCGGCGGCCACGGCGGATCGATCGGCGATCGAGGCGGAATTCCCTTCGGAACTTGGCCCCAACGTTTCAACGAATGGTTCATGGACCTTGGCTTCCTTGGCCCCCTTGGTGAAACCACGAAAGCCGCCCGCGATGTCGACGCCTACTCGGCCCGTTGA
- a CDS encoding GDSL-type esterase/lipase family protein — translation MRFIVLHLLLFTLLQSGTTQGQEAAPELRFAIPDTDEGLPGAGPIRRYDWMRDVWNRRRSKFADRAEQDQGAIVFFGDSITQGWGDDFGGRFEDLNTKVANRGISGDTTRGMLLRVDEEVIALDPAAVVMLMGTNDLEEHADAATIAGNVGLILEKLKRHDSEMPIVLCLVMPSDETKSRSADDVQEINNALASLVRGDAQITVVDTYQLFAGKDGDAKADEFPDLLHPNGDGYAKWRMALMPIFATLGFVETEADDFQCEAGYTSLFNGKDLTGWGYRVTPESMRKGRVNWIKRDTSVTWPLVEQDISFDGRTSTTEGRFRAINGRLVVTTPPEGRKIQQLYTTKDFEGNFTLRLQFRAGVGNDSGVFLRGKQLQVRDFPLAGPYKDLKQFRSGNWNDLEVTVVGNKAKCVCNGEILEAEFEIPPRGPIGVEGDRGQIEYRRIRISRPE, via the coding sequence ATGCGTTTCATCGTTCTGCACCTGCTGTTATTCACGCTACTCCAAAGCGGAACCACCCAAGGACAAGAGGCTGCACCGGAGCTGCGTTTCGCGATTCCCGATACCGACGAAGGACTTCCAGGCGCCGGCCCGATTCGTCGCTACGATTGGATGCGCGACGTATGGAATCGCCGTCGCTCGAAATTTGCCGATCGTGCGGAACAAGACCAAGGTGCGATTGTTTTTTTTGGAGACTCCATCACTCAAGGTTGGGGCGACGACTTCGGTGGACGTTTTGAGGACCTGAACACCAAGGTCGCCAATCGTGGTATCAGCGGTGATACCACTCGCGGCATGCTGCTTCGCGTCGACGAGGAAGTCATCGCACTTGATCCTGCGGCCGTCGTGATGCTGATGGGGACCAACGATCTGGAAGAACACGCCGATGCCGCAACGATCGCCGGCAACGTCGGCCTGATCCTGGAAAAACTGAAACGTCACGATTCGGAAATGCCCATCGTCCTGTGCCTGGTCATGCCCAGTGACGAGACCAAGTCGCGTTCGGCCGACGACGTGCAAGAAATCAACAATGCCCTAGCCTCGCTTGTCCGCGGTGATGCACAAATCACCGTCGTCGATACCTACCAATTGTTCGCCGGCAAAGATGGCGATGCAAAGGCAGATGAGTTTCCAGATCTGTTGCACCCCAACGGCGACGGCTACGCGAAATGGAGAATGGCGTTGATGCCGATTTTTGCAACGCTCGGTTTCGTCGAAACCGAAGCCGATGACTTTCAGTGCGAAGCTGGGTACACGAGCCTGTTCAATGGCAAGGATCTGACCGGATGGGGTTACCGTGTCACTCCCGAATCGATGCGAAAGGGCCGCGTCAATTGGATCAAACGCGACACTTCGGTGACTTGGCCGTTGGTCGAACAAGACATCAGCTTTGACGGACGAACGTCGACAACCGAAGGTCGTTTTCGAGCGATCAATGGTCGATTGGTCGTCACGACGCCACCAGAAGGCCGGAAGATTCAACAGCTCTACACGACGAAAGACTTCGAAGGCAACTTCACACTTCGTCTTCAATTTCGCGCCGGCGTCGGCAACGACAGCGGCGTGTTCCTTCGAGGCAAGCAATTGCAAGTCCGTGATTTCCCGCTCGCCGGGCCGTACAAGGACTTGAAGCAGTTTCGATCGGGTAATTGGAACGATCTTGAAGTCACCGTCGTCGGGAACAAAGCAAAGTGCGTTTGCAACGGCGAAATCTTAGAAGCCGAGTTTGAAATTCCACCACGCGGTCCGATCGGCGTCGAAGGAGATCGAGGTCAAATCGAATACCGTCGCATTCGAATCAGCCGACCCGAGTGA
- the frr gene encoding ribosome recycling factor, protein MDAEERMEKALSVLQHNLSGIRTGRATPGLVDSIKVDVYGSSTPLKQLASIGTPEPQQIVIRPYDATTIKEIEKAIVVSDIGLNPQNDGRMIRLNVPPLSTEVRKKMVSRIKELTEDAKISIRNIRRDANKAADTAEKDKEISEDDRDKLKESVQELTKKYEAQAGELAKSRETEVTEA, encoded by the coding sequence ATGGACGCCGAAGAACGCATGGAAAAGGCGCTCTCTGTTCTGCAGCACAACTTGTCCGGGATCCGAACCGGTCGCGCGACGCCAGGCCTGGTCGATTCGATCAAGGTGGATGTGTACGGTTCGTCGACGCCGCTAAAGCAACTGGCATCAATCGGGACTCCCGAACCGCAACAGATTGTGATTCGGCCCTACGACGCGACGACGATCAAAGAGATTGAAAAAGCGATCGTCGTCAGCGACATCGGACTGAATCCGCAAAACGATGGACGCATGATTCGGTTGAACGTGCCGCCGTTGTCAACGGAAGTTCGCAAGAAGATGGTCAGCCGGATCAAGGAACTGACCGAAGATGCGAAGATCTCGATCCGCAACATTCGCCGCGACGCCAACAAGGCGGCCGACACCGCGGAAAAAGACAAAGAGATCAGCGAAGACGATCGCGACAAGCTGAAGGAATCAGTCCAAGAGCTAACGAAGAAGTACGAAGCTCAAGCCGGCGAACTGGCAAAGTCCCGCGAAACGGAAGTCACCGAAGCGTAG
- the pyrH gene encoding UMP kinase, giving the protein MPNDDSSKNLHYKRVILKLSGESLADSGGRGISGEESGQIAQQIKSAHQSGCQIAIVIGGGNILRGGQFSGANALVQEATAHYMGMLATVINSLAMQDTLESIGLKTRVMSAVPMDKMCETFIRRRAIEHLEKGRVVILAAGIGNPFVTTDTAAAQRALELDADVVLKATRVDGVYNDDPEKNPHAVLYESLTYDEVIQKNLRVMDATAIALCNEHAKPILVFNFKKDGNIVKAINGDTVGTWIGSSKPA; this is encoded by the coding sequence ATGCCAAACGACGACAGTTCAAAGAACCTTCATTACAAACGCGTCATCCTAAAGTTGAGCGGCGAGAGTCTTGCCGACTCGGGTGGCCGCGGAATCAGCGGCGAAGAGTCGGGGCAGATCGCCCAGCAGATCAAAAGTGCTCACCAATCTGGTTGCCAAATTGCAATCGTGATCGGCGGTGGCAACATTCTTCGCGGCGGCCAATTCTCTGGCGCCAACGCGCTCGTTCAAGAAGCAACCGCGCACTACATGGGCATGTTGGCGACGGTGATCAATTCGCTGGCGATGCAAGACACGCTTGAATCGATCGGACTGAAAACACGCGTCATGTCGGCCGTGCCGATGGACAAGATGTGTGAGACCTTTATTCGACGCCGTGCGATTGAGCACTTGGAAAAAGGCCGCGTCGTCATTCTTGCGGCCGGTATCGGCAATCCGTTTGTGACGACCGATACAGCAGCCGCACAGCGGGCATTGGAACTGGATGCCGACGTGGTGTTGAAGGCGACGCGAGTTGACGGTGTCTACAACGATGATCCGGAAAAAAATCCGCATGCGGTTCTGTACGAGTCGCTGACGTACGATGAAGTCATTCAGAAGAATTTGCGAGTGATGGATGCGACCGCGATCGCACTCTGCAACGAACACGCAAAGCCGATCTTGGTTTTCAACTTCAAGAAGGACGGCAACATCGTCAAGGCGATCAACGGCGATACGGTCGGCACCTGGATCGGCAGCAGCAAGCCCGCGTGA
- the tsf gene encoding translation elongation factor Ts translates to MTTISAKDVSELRRSTGAGMMDCKKALQESGGDMEGALDYLRKKGQKVAEKRADRDANEGVVVALTEGKRGQLLALSSETDFVAKNDAFIELANSIAKLAFENKCKTKEEVAALPFDGGTVGERLIAETGKVGEKIEVSDFQVVEGDHITSYIHAGSKIGVLVSYEDGGHAEAPQFFRGVAMHIAAMKPSILHPSEFDEELVEKETEALRAQIIAENEVNERENLGKPQKNVPQFASMRQLTDAVLKAAEDAIKAELAAEGKPEKIWDKIVPGKMDRFVADNTLLDQERCLLSQFYALDDTKTVEAAIKALSDDAKVLAFHRVSVGG, encoded by the coding sequence ATGACAACGATTTCGGCTAAAGACGTCAGCGAGCTACGACGATCAACCGGCGCCGGCATGATGGACTGCAAGAAAGCGTTGCAGGAATCGGGCGGCGACATGGAAGGCGCATTAGATTACCTGCGCAAGAAAGGCCAAAAAGTTGCTGAGAAACGTGCAGACCGGGATGCCAACGAAGGTGTCGTCGTCGCGCTGACCGAAGGCAAACGAGGCCAATTGTTGGCGCTCAGCAGCGAGACCGACTTTGTCGCCAAGAACGATGCCTTCATCGAACTGGCGAACTCAATCGCCAAACTGGCGTTCGAAAACAAGTGCAAGACAAAAGAAGAAGTCGCTGCGTTGCCCTTCGACGGTGGCACGGTGGGTGAGCGATTGATCGCTGAAACCGGCAAGGTCGGCGAGAAGATCGAAGTCTCGGATTTCCAAGTCGTCGAAGGCGACCATATCACTTCGTACATCCACGCCGGCAGCAAGATTGGCGTTTTGGTTTCGTACGAAGACGGTGGTCATGCCGAGGCTCCGCAGTTTTTCCGTGGTGTCGCCATGCACATCGCTGCGATGAAGCCATCGATTTTGCACCCCAGCGAATTTGATGAAGAGCTCGTCGAGAAAGAGACCGAAGCCTTGCGTGCTCAAATCATCGCCGAAAACGAAGTCAACGAACGCGAAAACTTGGGCAAGCCCCAGAAAAACGTTCCTCAATTCGCCAGCATGCGTCAATTGACGGATGCGGTTTTGAAGGCGGCCGAAGACGCGATCAAGGCGGAATTGGCTGCCGAAGGCAAGCCGGAGAAAATCTGGGACAAGATTGTTCCTGGAAAGATGGACCGGTTCGTCGCCGACAACACGTTGCTTGACCAAGAACGTTGCTTGCTGAGCCAGTTCTATGCCTTGGATGACACCAAGACGGTTGAAGCTGCCATCAAAGCGCTGAGCGACGACGCCAAGGTATTGGCGTTCCACCGCGTCTCCGTCGGCGGCTAA
- the rpsB gene encoding 30S ribosomal protein S2 has protein sequence MANPIVQEMIEAGVHFGHRTSLWNPKMAPYIFGRKNQIHIMDIRETLRGMLRAKKYLGQVAAGGSLILFVGTKRQAGEAVEEQALRCGMPFVSERWLGGTLTNFRTIRSRLTRLEELEDLRGSDKINDYSKKMQSTINREYRKMYRNLNGLRSMNRLPECLFIVDPGKERNAVREAKRLGIPTVALIDTDSDPSQIDLPIPGNDDGIRSVELILKQLADAINAGKGQLAMNKSDGGGAQAAEAPQAAAEPVVEAAAE, from the coding sequence GTGGCAAATCCGATTGTTCAAGAGATGATCGAAGCTGGTGTTCACTTTGGGCACCGCACCAGTTTGTGGAATCCGAAGATGGCCCCGTACATCTTCGGCCGCAAAAACCAAATTCACATCATGGACATCCGCGAAACACTTCGCGGCATGCTCCGAGCCAAAAAGTATCTCGGTCAAGTCGCCGCCGGTGGCAGCTTGATCCTGTTCGTCGGAACCAAACGTCAAGCCGGCGAAGCGGTTGAAGAACAAGCGTTGCGATGCGGCATGCCTTTCGTCAGCGAACGTTGGCTTGGTGGTACGCTGACCAACTTCCGTACCATTCGCAGCCGACTGACCCGGTTGGAAGAATTGGAAGATCTTCGCGGCAGCGACAAGATCAACGACTACAGCAAGAAAATGCAGTCGACGATCAATCGCGAGTACCGCAAGATGTACCGTAACTTGAACGGGCTGCGTTCGATGAACCGCTTGCCCGAGTGCTTGTTCATCGTTGACCCAGGTAAAGAACGAAACGCAGTTCGCGAAGCCAAACGATTGGGCATCCCGACCGTTGCCCTGATCGATACCGACAGCGATCCGTCGCAAATCGACTTGCCGATTCCCGGTAACGACGATGGTATCCGCAGCGTCGAATTGATCCTGAAGCAATTGGCCGACGCGATCAACGCCGGCAAGGGGCAATTGGCAATGAATAAATCCGATGGCGGTGGCGCACAGGCCGCCGAAGCACCGCAAGCCGCGGCCGAACCGGTCGTCGAAGCCGCTGCTGAGTAA